CTTTCTCGATGGCCGCATAGGCGGCGTTGAGAGCCGCCATACGCTCATTTGCAGCAGCATGCAATTCCATCGGCACGCCGCGCGCAATGAGCTTGTCCGGATGGTGCTCGGCGACCAGCGAACGGTAACGCTTGCGAATATCCAGGAAGTCGTCCGAAGGTGAAACACCGAGGACACGGTAAGGATCGCGACCGTCCATGTGCACATGCCGCGCCATGATCGTTTCGAAATGATCTTCGGTGATACGGAAGATTTCCGCAATACGGCCGAGGAAGGCCAGTTCCCGCTCGTGGATCAGGCCATCGGCCTTGGCAATGTGGAACAGGCCGTCGATGACGCTTTCCAGCATCTCGCAATTGGCATGACCCGAACCGCACAGACCCGCGAGCCGCTCCGCATAGGCCTCGTAACCGGCGACGTCCTGACGCGCGAGGTTATAAAGACGGGCGACGTTCTTGGCTTCTTCGTCCGGGAAATCGAAAATCTGCCGGAAGGCACGAACCTCGGCATCGTTGACCACGCCGTCAGCCTTCGCCATCTTGGCGGAAAGTGCAATGATGGCAACGGAAAAGGATACCTTGCGGCGGGTTTCCGGGTCGCCCTCGAACAGGGTGCGGATGGCTTCGACAACGCGCCCAAGCGCATTGCCTGCCGCGTCGCCGATTGCGCCGAGCAGCCGTTCCCACAGGGATGAAATTTGCAAACAGGCGAAATCGAACATCATGCTGGCAAGCATGAAGGGATATTCCCGCGAATGCAATATGCGGGACGGCCCGTCGGCATTAACTTTTATTCATCTTTGCGACAGTTTTGCTTCAGGAACAAGAGTGCGGCGAAAGGAGCAACCTTGGTTTTCCACAGGCGCGGCGGGCGGAGGTATCAATACGGCCACGCCGATGCGGATTGAAACGATTATATTCGACTGCTTTCGTCAAGCCGCTGAAAAACCGCAAGAAATCAGCATTTTTCGTCATAAATTCACTTTACACCTACACGCGGCTGTCGCATCCATTTGCCAGACATGTCTTTGGGTATACGCAAAAAGGAGAGCCATGATGGCGAAACAGAAAGTCGCAATGCTGACCGCGGGTGGCCTCGCGCCCTGTCTCTCTTCGGCCGTGGGTGGCCTGATCGAGCGCTATAGCGACATCGCGCCTGAAATCGACATCATCGCTTACCGCTCCGGTTATCAGGGCGTGCTTCTGGGCGAGCGTATCGAGATCACCAAGGATATGCGCGAAAAGGCGCATCTACTGCATCGTTACGGCGGCTCGCCGATCGGCAACAGCCGCGTCAAGCTGACCAATGCCGCCGATTGCGCCAAGCGCGGCCTCGTCAAGGAAGGCGACAATCCGTTGCGCGTCGCCGCTGAACGGCTGGCGGCTGACGGCATCACCATTCTCCATACTATCGGTGGCGACGACACCAACACCACCGCCGCGGACCTTGCCGCCTATCTCGGCGCCAACGGATATGACCTCACCGTCGTCGGCCTGCCGAAGACGGTGGATAATGACGTCGTGCCGATCAAGCAGTCGCTCGGCGCCTGGACGGCCGCGGAAGTCGGTGCTGCCTTCTTCGACAATGTCAGCAACGAGCAGAGCGCGGCACCGAAAACCTTCGTCATCCACGAAGTCATGGGCCGCCATTGCGGCTGGCTGACCGCCGCCACCGCCCGCGCCTATATCCAGAAAACCCGCGGCAACGACTATGTCGAAGGCCTGATGATGAACACGCAGATGAAGAACATCGACGGCATCTACCTGCCGGAAATGGCCTTCGACATCGAGGCGGAAGCCGAGCGCCTCAAAGAGGTCATGGACAAACATGGCTATGTCACGCTGTTCGTTTCCGAAGGTGCGGGCCTCGACGCCATCGTCGCCGAGCGGGAAGCTGCTGGCGAAGCCGTCAAGCGCGATGCCTTCGGCCATGTGAAGATCGACACCATCAATGTTGGCGGCTGGTTCCAGAAGCAGTTCGCCGGCCTCATCGGCGCCGAGCGCTCCATGGTGCAGAAGTCGGGCTATTTCGCCCGCTCCGCGCCCGCCAATGGCGACGATCTTCGCCTCATCCAGGGCATGGTCGATCTGGCGGTCGAAAGCGCGCTCAATAAGGTCTCCGGGGTCACCGGTCATGACGAAGACCAGAATGGCAAATTGCGGACCATCGAGTTTCCGCGTATCAAGGGCGGAAAGCATTTCGACCTCTCTGCAAAATGGTTTACCGAAGTGATGGAACACGTCGGTCAGCCGTTCACAGCGGCCTGATTTTACGATAGGCTAAAATAACGCGGTGACAGGGAGGGCAAGGAGGAAGAGAATGTCTGGACAGGCGTGGCTGATTTTCTGTGCAGCATGTGCCGTTGTGTTCGCACTCCCCTCTCCCCTTGTATTCTCTGTCGCCTCTTATGCGGCCATTCGCGGCAGGAAGACGATCTTCCCCTCCGTCGGCGGCGGCGCGCTTGGCGTCGTCACGGCCATGACGATTTCCGCCATTCCGGTGGCCGGTCTCGTCTATCTGCCGCAATCTTTCTTGGAAATCGTGCAATGGGCAGGCATCGGCTGGCTGATGCTGTTCGTGTTATGGACCTTCGCAACGCCCGCAGCCCAGGCGGCCAATGCCGACAATGACAATCTGCCGGGCAAATCCTGGAGCGGCATTTTCCGAGATTGTTACGCCGTTGCCGCCCTGCGCCCGCGCTATTTCTCTTTTTTCCTTGCGATGTTGCCGCAATTCGTTTCCACCACGGGCAATGCCGTTGAAACGCTCGCCATGGCACAGGCCGCTATCCTCATTCTGACATGTGTGATTCTGGCAGCGCAGGCGATGCTCGCCGGCCAGACACTCGCGCTGGTGCGCCGCATGTCAGGCGATAAAAAAATCCGGCCGAAATACCGCACCCACTTCATTTCCGGCCGCGCCGTCAGCGCCGGATACAGGCGCATCGCGGCCTGAAAATCCACCTGAAAGCCGGGGCGCCACGTCCCCGCTTGCCGCTTTCCTTACAATAGGTTAATGAAGGCGCGACGGGACACTGCCTGCTTCGCTTGACGCGGGGGTATCGAGAGACAGGCATAACGAAGGCGGCAACATGCGAAATTCGGGCAAATTCCGCGGAAGAAGTGCACTTCTTCTGTCTTCCACGGTGGGTCTGGCACTGGCACTAAGCGCATGCACCAGCGTCGAATATGCCGCGAAGGAAGGGCCGAACGGCCCGAAAATTGCAACAGTTACCTCTACCTCTTCGGCCCAGACATCGACGCAACCAGCGACGGCTGAAGCCGTAGCGGGCGCCACCCCGGCAGCACCGGCAGTTCAGACCGCCGACGCCGCAGCCTCTTCTCAAGCAGCAGCACTTCCCACCGCCGTCGCCGTCAAGGGCGGACGCGTGGCGCTGCCGCCTGCCTCCGAAATTGCAGCCGCCGCAGCCATCGCCACGCAGATGCAGCAGCCGACCGAAGTGGCTGGAGCCGCAGCAACGACAGCCGCGCCGACCACGGCCGCGGCACTTGTACCGACACACACCACGCCGGCGGCAGCAGCCATCGAAACGGCAAATGCGGCGGCAAAACCGGCCATGCACAATGCCGCCGTCGATCTGCCGCAGGTGGCTGCCGTCAAGGGCAGCTTCCCGGCCGCGCCGCCACCACCCGGTTCGCCGTCCATCGGCACCGAGTTGACGGCGGAACGGAAAGTCATCCCGCTGCCGAAACCGGACAGCACGGTTCTCGCTTATGCCGCCGGCCCGACCAATGCCGCGCTCGCCGCAATTCGCCAGAACGAATCAATGACGGCACCGCTCAGAACCGCACCGGCGGGACGCGAAAAGCTGAGTGGCCTGATTACCAAATACGCCACCATGTATGATGTGCCGGAAGATCTGGTTCACCGCGTGGTGCAGCGCGAAAGCCGCTACAATCCCGGCGCCTATAGCCGCGGCAATTTCGGCCTGATGCAAATCCGGCATGCCACGGCCCGCTCCCTGGGCTTCGATGGCCCCGCCTCCGGCCTGTTCGATGCCGAAACCAATCTCAAATACGCCGTCAAATATTTGCGCGGCGCATGGGTTGTGGCGGGTAACGACCGTGACAATGCCGTCCGCCTTTATGCGCGCGGTTATTATTACGATGCCAAGCGCAAGGGCATGCTGCACGTTCTGCGGAACTGACGGCCTCTGCCTGTGCTGGAGACGCCGCGCAGCTGAGCGGCTTTTTTGAAAATGCTGCGGCTCCCTTCTGTCGTCATTCTTGGGCTCGTCCCAGGGATCTAAACATGCCGTAAAAAATCGATCAGTTGCAGAACCTCGGGAATAGCCCCGGGGATGACGACTGAGTGGTCAGTGACCACCTCGCCTTCCAGCGGCGCCGCCGTTCTCTGGTGCCCGGCTCGGGCTGGTGCGGGCTGGTTTTCCAATGGTCTTTTCTTTTCGCTCTCTCTGCCAGCAACCCCTGTCATCAAACTGTAGCGTGGCGGCTGTAGACGCCTCTCAATCGACTGAGAGGTGAACATATGACGAGTGCGGCACCCAAGACCGGCTTCAGCAAAAACACGAAACTGAAGTCCGCATTGCTCCAGCACAAGGCACTCTCCAAAAGCGGCCTGTCCGAACGGTTTTTCGGCGTCCTCTTTTCCGGCCTCGTCTATCCGCAGATCTGGGAAGACCCCGAGATCGACATGGAAGCGATGGAGCTTGGCGAAGGCCACCGCATCGTCACCATCGGCTCCGGCGGCTGCAACATGCTGGCCTATCTCTCGCGCAACCCGGCCAGCATCGATGTGGTGGACCTCAACCCGCACCACATCGCGCTGAACAAGCTGAAGCTCGCTGCCTTCCGCCATCTGCCCGCCCATCAGGATGTGGTGCGCCACTTCGGCCGCGCCGGCACCCGCAGCAACAGCGTCGGTTATGACCGTTTCATCGCCGAGCATCTGGATGCCACGACCAAGGCATACTGGTCGAAGCGCACCCTTTCCGGCCGCCGTCGCATTTCGGTGTTCGACAGGAACATCTACCGGACCGGCCTGCTCGGCCGTTTCATCGGCGCCGGCCACATCATGGCCCGCCTGCACGGCGTGAAACTCACCGAAATGGCCAAGACCCGGACGCTGGACGAACAGCGCCAGTTTTTTGACAGCAAGGTCGCGCCGCTTTTCGACAAGCCGGTGGTGCGCTGGCTGACGAAGCGCAAGAGCTCGCTTTTCGGCCTTGGCATTCCGCCGCGCCAGTATGACGAGCTGGCAAGCCTTTCCAGCGACGGCACGGTTGCCTCCGTCCTCAAGGAGCGGCTGGAAAAGCTTGCCTGCAACTTCCCGCTCAGCGACAATTATTTCGCCTGGCAGGCCTTTGCGCGCCGTTATCCCGAGCCGCATGAGGGTGCCCTGCCCGCTTATCTCAAGCCGGAATATTACGAAAAGATCCGCAACAACACCG
This window of the Agrobacterium fabrum str. C58 genome carries:
- a CDS encoding J domain-containing protein; this translates as MMFDFACLQISSLWERLLGAIGDAAGNALGRVVEAIRTLFEGDPETRRKVSFSVAIIALSAKMAKADGVVNDAEVRAFRQIFDFPDEEAKNVARLYNLARQDVAGYEAYAERLAGLCGSGHANCEMLESVIDGLFHIAKADGLIHERELAFLGRIAEIFRITEDHFETIMARHVHMDGRDPYRVLGVSPSDDFLDIRKRYRSLVAEHHPDKLIARGVPMELHAAANERMAALNAAYAAIEKERRVA
- a CDS encoding pyrophosphate--fructose-6-phosphate 1-phosphotransferase; translation: MAKQKVAMLTAGGLAPCLSSAVGGLIERYSDIAPEIDIIAYRSGYQGVLLGERIEITKDMREKAHLLHRYGGSPIGNSRVKLTNAADCAKRGLVKEGDNPLRVAAERLAADGITILHTIGGDDTNTTAADLAAYLGANGYDLTVVGLPKTVDNDVVPIKQSLGAWTAAEVGAAFFDNVSNEQSAAPKTFVIHEVMGRHCGWLTAATARAYIQKTRGNDYVEGLMMNTQMKNIDGIYLPEMAFDIEAEAERLKEVMDKHGYVTLFVSEGAGLDAIVAEREAAGEAVKRDAFGHVKIDTINVGGWFQKQFAGLIGAERSMVQKSGYFARSAPANGDDLRLIQGMVDLAVESALNKVSGVTGHDEDQNGKLRTIEFPRIKGGKHFDLSAKWFTEVMEHVGQPFTAA
- a CDS encoding LysE family translocator; this translates as MSGQAWLIFCAACAVVFALPSPLVFSVASYAAIRGRKTIFPSVGGGALGVVTAMTISAIPVAGLVYLPQSFLEIVQWAGIGWLMLFVLWTFATPAAQAANADNDNLPGKSWSGIFRDCYAVAALRPRYFSFFLAMLPQFVSTTGNAVETLAMAQAAILILTCVILAAQAMLAGQTLALVRRMSGDKKIRPKYRTHFISGRAVSAGYRRIAA
- a CDS encoding lytic transglycosylase domain-containing protein, which codes for MRNSGKFRGRSALLLSSTVGLALALSACTSVEYAAKEGPNGPKIATVTSTSSAQTSTQPATAEAVAGATPAAPAVQTADAAASSQAAALPTAVAVKGGRVALPPASEIAAAAAIATQMQQPTEVAGAAATTAAPTTAAALVPTHTTPAAAAIETANAAAKPAMHNAAVDLPQVAAVKGSFPAAPPPPGSPSIGTELTAERKVIPLPKPDSTVLAYAAGPTNAALAAIRQNESMTAPLRTAPAGREKLSGLITKYATMYDVPEDLVHRVVQRESRYNPGAYSRGNFGLMQIRHATARSLGFDGPASGLFDAETNLKYAVKYLRGAWVVAGNDRDNAVRLYARGYYYDAKRKGMLHVLRN
- a CDS encoding DUF3419 family protein; its protein translation is MTSAAPKTGFSKNTKLKSALLQHKALSKSGLSERFFGVLFSGLVYPQIWEDPEIDMEAMELGEGHRIVTIGSGGCNMLAYLSRNPASIDVVDLNPHHIALNKLKLAAFRHLPAHQDVVRHFGRAGTRSNSVGYDRFIAEHLDATTKAYWSKRTLSGRRRISVFDRNIYRTGLLGRFIGAGHIMARLHGVKLTEMAKTRTLDEQRQFFDSKVAPLFDKPVVRWLTKRKSSLFGLGIPPRQYDELASLSSDGTVASVLKERLEKLACNFPLSDNYFAWQAFARRYPEPHEGALPAYLKPEYYEKIRNNTARVAVHHATYTELLSRKPANGVDRYILLDAQDWMTDVQLNELWSQISRTAASGARVIFRTAAEKSVIEGRLSPDIRNQWVYLEERSNELNAMDRSAIYGGFHIYQRAMA